The genomic window CATTCTCGGAAAAAAACATCACGGAGTAGACGTGAACAACACGGAATACAAAAATAATCGAAAAAATAATTTCCGTGATGTTCACGTCTACTCTGTGATCTTTTTTTCTGTAAAATTTCCGTGTGTTCCCGCGAAGCGGTAAGCAGGCCGAAGGCATGCGTCTCGTTTTTCCGTGGGCGGAGCTGATCAAAACCAAAGAAAACAAACAAAAAAAATTATTTTCCGCCGGAAATTATTCTGCGGACCTCTTCCCCGGCCTTCTCCAAACCGCACTCCTTCTCCAGCCGCACAAGTGAAGTGTACTGCGGATGATTCACCAGATTTTCCAGCAGCCACTCGCGGGCGAACGCACCTGAACGAATCTCTGCAAGAATCTCCTTCATCGCAGCTCTCGTCTCCGGCCCTGCCATTCGGGGGCCGCGGGTCAGACCGCCGTACCCGGCAGTCTTCGACACCGAGTCATGCATTTTCGTAAACCCTCCCTCATACAACAGATCCGCAATAAGCTTCAGTGAATGCATGCACTCAAAGTACGCCATCTCCGGTTCGTAACCTGCCGCAACAAGCGTCTCATACGCGGCCTTCATCAGATTCATAACACCGCCGCAGATAACCGCCTGCTCACCGAAAAGATCCGTCTCGGTCTCATCCGCAAACGTGGACTCCATAATAACAGAACGGGCAGAACCAATTCCCTTCGCAAATGCAAGTGCAGTCTGCTTTGCGTGGCCTGTCACATCCTGATGAACAGCAATCAGAGAAGCCGCGCCCGACCCCTCAACATAAAGTCTGCGAACCTGCGGACCCACACCTTTTGGTGCGACCATGATAATATCCAGATTCGGCGGAGGCGTTATCTGACCGTAATGAATCGTAAAACCATGGGCGAACACAATCGCCTGACCGTCATGCGTCCAGGGAAGAACATCGCGGCGGAATATCTCAGCAGCCGACTCATCAGGGACCAGCATCGCAACAACATCCGCTGCGGCCACCGCATCGCACACCGGCATTACGGTAAAACCATCCAGACTCGCCGTCTCAAAACTTTTTCCAGGCCGAACTCCCACAATGACAGCAAGACCACTGTCACGAAGATTTTGTGCCTGGGCGCGCCCCTGAGAACCGTATCCAATCACTGCCACCGTTTTTTCGGCGATTACCGCCCAATTAACGTCAGCATCATAATATTTTTTCAGCATACGCGTTATTGATAACATAGGTCAGGACACGTATAAAATTATATACCCTCATGGCTATACAGATAGATGCACGTTAACCCGCCAGTTCCTGTTGTGAATATTTCGGCGAGTAACGAAGGATATAGTATAATGTCATTACCAGATGTGCAGTCCACTGCTCCTGACGTACGAATTAGCCTGACCCGTGTCGGTGTGAAAAATGTCAAGAAGCTCGTTGTAGTTGGACGCCCCGGCAAAGCACGCCCGGCAATTTTCATCTCCGACTTCGACGTCTTTGTCGATCTCCCAAGCAGCCTGAAAGGCGCAAACCTTTCCCGCAACTTCGAGGTCATCGACGAGGTACTGCAGCAGGCAACCTCCGGCGACGTCCGTGGTATTGAAGATGTGTGTGGAATCGTCTCCCGAAAACTCCTCGACCATCATGAGTATGCGGACAGGACCGAAGTGTTCATGCGCAGCTTCTACATGATCAACCGCGACACGCCGGTCTCCAAGACCTCGTGTCAGGAGGTCGTGAATGTGTACGCACATGCGATCGCCCAGAGAACCGACGGTGAACCAATCGTTCGCAAGAGTGTGGGTGCAGAGGTTACCGGTATTACCGCATGCCCCTGTGCACAGAACATCATGAAGGATCATGCAATGCGGGTGATGCAGGACCTGCAGATCGCTGACGATAAAATTGATGCATTCTTCCAGGAAGTTCCGATGGCGAGCCACAACCAGCGCGGACGCGGATTCCTCTGTGTGGAAACAGATGATGACATCGTTGTTCCGCTTGAGTCGATCGTGAACGTTCTCAAAGAGTCCATGAGTGCAAAGATCTATGAACTCCTCAAACGCGGAGACGAGAGCTACGTCGTCATGGCAGCTCACAAGAATGCACGGTTTGTAGAGGATTGTGTGCGTGAGATGGCACGTCAGGTAGTAACCACCTTCGTCAACCTCCCGGGCGACACCCACATTACGATCCGCCAGACGAACGAGGAAAGCATCCATCAGCATGATGCATACGCAGAGCGCAAGGCAACTCTTGCCGAACTGCGTGAAGAACTGAACATATAACACTCCCAACCTACTTTTTTTCGGATAACTTTTGTTTATACGGATTTCGCCGGTATTTTCTCGGAATTTTCCCGGAGCGCATAAGAAAGAGCCGGACATGGGAAAATCATGTATCACAAAATTCGGAAGAAATTGGAAAAAACCTGATCATTTTGCACAAAGTGCTATTTTGAGTTAATGTTGTAACACCCATTGCGAGTTAAAAAATATCATCGTGTGAATATTCAAATAAAATCAGAAATAATCGGGAAAATACCTGCCCGCGGAAAGAGGAAATCTTTAATAAATCCTATGAAAGAAAATTAAGATAGCGTACTTCGGTACGTGTCATTAACCCAAAAGGACAATGGTAATTTTCCTGTATAGCTGATCGAACAACCTAAAATATTTAGGATGAGGCGATAACATTGTCGAAAGTAGTAGAAATTTCCCCGACCACCAGACATGAGGGTCACTCCAAGCTCGTTTTGAAAGTAAACGATGAAGGAATCATTGAGCGCGGAGACTGGCTTTCCATCACACCGGTTCGTGGAGTAGAAAAGCTTGCCATCGGTAAGACCTATGAGCAGGTTCCCAAGATCGCATCCCGTGTGTGTGGTATCTGTCCGATTGCCCACACTCTTGCCGCAACAGAGGCAATGGAAGCATCGATGGGTGTAGAGATCCCAGACGACGCATATCTTCTGCGTATTATTCTCCAGTGTGCAAACAGACTGCACTCCCACGCACTGCATGACATTCTTGCACTGCCGGATATGTACCTGCCAGGCACTGACTCGAAGATCAACCCGTTCTCTCCCGAAGAGCCGGTCAGATCCGTTGCAAAACGTATCCAGACCCTGCGTATGATCGGTCAGACCATTGGTGAGATCGTAGGCGGAGAAGCAGTACACCCGTCCAACACCCGTGTTGGTGGTATGTACAAGAATATCACTCCGCGTGCAAGAACCAAGATCTATGACCTTGCAAAGCAGGCACTCCCGCTCGCACGCGAGCAGATGGAGTTCATGATTGCAATCTTCGAGAACTATGGAAAACGTGACTGGGCAGAGATGTGCGGTCGCGAAGTTGCAATCCCGAAAGACCTTGGTTTCCACAACCAGGGATACATGGCAACCGACCCGTGCTACGGAAGCTCTTCTCTTGACGAGCACCCGACCTGGGACCCGGCACGCTGGCTCGAAGTCAGACCCTGGGACTGGTACATGGGCGAAGAGGATATCACCCTCGAAGACCCGGCATACCCGGTTGGCGGAACCACCAAAGCAGGCGGAAAAGCCTGGCCGCAGATGCAGGCATGCACTGGTGTCCCACTCTACGACGGACAGCCCGTCGAAGTCGGACCGCGTGCACGTCTTGCAACGTACAGAAACTACGACCGCAAGGGAGCCATTGGACTCAACATTGCACGTGAAATGGAATACATGGACTCCGTCTACAAGATGATTGAGGCAGCAGATGCCATCAACACTTCCGGAAGCGTCGTTGCAGACGTCATTCCGCAGGGCGACGGATCCATCGGATGGGCAGCAAACGAAGCACCGCGTGGCGCAGACGTTCACCTTGCAAAGGTACGCAACGGCAAAGTCGAGTGGTTCTCTATGCTCGTTCCGACCACCTGGAACTTCCCGACCTGCAGCCGTGCACTTACCGGCGCACCATGGGAACTTGCAGAAGTCATTGTCCGTGCATATGACCCCTGTGTATCCTGTGCAACCCACATGATTGTACTGGATGAAGACAACCGGCTTGTGGCACAGAAGCTCCTTGAGTGAGTATATACATGGATGGACTGTTTCCAGAAGTAATAATCGCCGGTGTCGGTAACGAACTCTTTGGCGACGACGGATTTGGTCCCGCCGTGATCAGAGCACTTTCCGAGCATGAACTTCCCGACAATGTGAAAGCTATGGATGTGGGTCTTGGCGGCCCGCACCTTATTTTTTCCATGATCGATCCGGAAGAGACGAAGAAACTGATCATTGTGGACTGCATGGATTTCGGGGGAGAACCCGGAAACCTGACAAAGATCCCCGCCGACCTTCTGCCCAAAGGCAGAGAAGAGCGTTACATGGATGCCCATTCCGGAAATCTGCTGGATCCTATCGGCAGACTGAAAGGAAAGATGGAAATTATTGTTCTCGGATGCCAGCCCGCGTATATACCAGCTCCGGACAGCGAAGAGTTCGCTCTTGAGCTGAGTCCGGAAGTACAAGGGGCCATTCCCAAAACTGTTAGTATCATCTTGAAAGAAATAGGAAGCTAAAATGGGATTATTCGATAAATTCAAAAGCTTACTGTTCGGAAAAGGCGATGTCAGCGAGGGAACGCAGGACGAAAAGCCTGTTGCCAGTAAACAGGATGAGCCTGTGTCAGCAATGCACAAATCGCCTGTTAACGAGGCAAAGCCGGCTGACATGAAGGTCGAACAAAAGCCAATTATTCAAAAACCAAAGGAGGAGAAGCCAGTGGCTGACAAGATTACTGTAGGACACGTACACATGAGCGGATGTACCGGATGTCTCGTGTCCCTTGCAGATAACTACGAAGGATTACTTACTATCCTTGACAAATACGCTGACCTCGTCTACTGCCTGACGCTCGCCGATGTGCGCCACATCCCGAAGATGGATGTCGCACTGGTCGAGGGTTCCGTCTGTTTAAATGACGAGTGCTCAATGGAAGAGATTCTGGAAACCCGTGAGAACGCAACAATCGTTGTGGCTCTTGGAGGATGTGCCTGCTATGGAAACACCACCCGCTTCTGCCGTGGTGGCCAGCAGAACCAGCCCCAGCACGAGGCTTTCCTGCCGATCGGCGATCTGATCAAAGTCGATGTCTACATCCCAGCATGTGCACCGACCCCGCAGCAGATCCGTAACGTGTGCTTAATGGCATACTTACTGCTGAAAGGCAACGACGAACAGAAGGCACTTGCAACTGCATACCTCACCCCGCTGATGAACCTTGCAGCAGCAGGAACCGAGGCATGCGGATGCGACCTGATGACCGAAGTCATCAACCAGGGCCTCTGCTGCGGATGCGGCAGCTGTGCAGCAGCATGTACTGTTCGTGCAGTTACCATGCAGTACGGCAAGCCGCAGATCGAGCGCGATCTGTGTATCAAATGCGGCGCATGCTATGCACAGTGCCCGAGAAGCTTCTTCAGCTTCGACGTCTGTGGACAGTATGAATCGATTACGAACCTCATTGGAGAGGTCATGAAACCATAAGGTCGGAGGCGAAAAAAATGGAATATCTTGGACAATACAAGGCAGTCTACAAAGCCAAAGCCGGCTGTGAAGACATTCTCGCAAAGTCCCAGGACGGAGGAATCGTCACCGCAATGTTTGCCTACGCACTTGAGACAGGCATTATTGACGGAGCAATCGTCGCTGGACCAGGAGACGAGGCATACAAGCCTGAGCCGATGATCGCCACCACCGTTGACGAGCTTCTCGCAGCACGTGGAACGAAATACTCGATCTCTCCGAACATGGCCCTGATCAAGGAGGCAACCCGCAGCTACGGTCTTGATAAGATCGGTATTGTTGGTACTCCCTGTCAGATTCAGGCACTTCGTAAGGCACAGCTCTATCCGATCGGACTGCGTGACGTTCCAGACAAGATTGCACTGGCACTGGGTATCTTCTGTATGGAGAACTTCCCGTACCAGGGTCTCTTCCAGATGGTTGAAGACCACTGTGCAACCAAGATCGACAACGTCACCAAGATGGACATCGGAAAGGGCAAGTTCAGTGTTTACACCGAGCGCGGTGTGAACTCTCAGATCCCGCTGAAGGTTACTCACAAGTACGAGCAGCCGGGATGCCACGTGTGTCTTGACTACGTTGCAAACATGGCAGATATCTCTACCGGATCCGTCGGAACTCCGGACGGATGGTCTACCGTCTTCGTCCGCTCCGCAGCAGGAGAGGCAGCCTTCAACAAGGCAGTCGAAGCAGGCTGGATCATTGCAGAGTCTATGGACGGTGTCAAGCCAGGACTTGAACTCGTCACCAAACTCGCAACTGAGAAGATCACCAAGAACCAGAGCTACATCGAGCACCGCAACCACGCGGAGCACGCTGCACTCAAACCACTGCGCAACCCATACATCTAACCGTGTCCCAAGGGTTGTACATGTACCCACCCCTCTCGGGTACAACCTATTTTTGAAAATTGTTTTCATGAGTTTTTTTCTGCTTGCTCACTGCCTGTTCCGCCCACGGTTCGCATGCCTACGGCCTCCTACTCACTGCTCCGCCCACGGAAAAACGGAGCACACTGAAGTACCACAGAAAAAAAAACATCACGGAGCAGACGTGAACAGCACAGAAATATTGTTTCAAATGTAATTCCGTGATGTTTTTCAATCAAATTTCCGTGTGCTCCGTTTTTCCGTGGGCTGATCATAAGCCGTCCACGATTCGCACAATCGATGATGTTTTTGTGCTCTCTGCACCAATGAGTATGTATGACTGAGGAGAAGGATCGTCCGACAGATACCGTACCGGCAGAAAAAAATCCTCCAAAAAAGCGGAGGGTTACCAAGAAGAAGGCGGAAACAGAGACGGTCCAGCTTCCCTCGGAAACTCCTGCCGTAACAGACAAAAAAGATATCATCCATCTTGAAGCAGTTGAAGCTCCATCAGCGGCAGAAAAACCTGAAGAGAATGATATCGAACGTCCGCACAAACCGGTTCCTGCACAGTTCCTCGCTGACCTTGCACAGTTCGCTGACATTTTGGAAAAAACGCCGACCGTCCTTGATCCGATCCGCGAAGTGTTCGAGTACCATCTCGTAGACCCGATCGATCGCAAAACATTCCCGAGAATCGTGAACGCAATGTCGATGCTGCTCGGACCATCAGCCACAATGGTGGTCATGACCGCATGCCACGTAAACGCAGCAGCATTCTTTGAAGATTTACTGTATGTAATCAAGGACGAAAAGAGCCGCAGTGCTGCATGGGTAATCCAGCATCTGACAGCCCTCTACGGCAACCGCGTCCAGCAAGCATACACACTCTCGGCAGGAACAATGGACGAGGACTGGCACACAGTGGACGTCAACACCTACAAGCGGGAAGGAGAAAATCCGTACTGGACGGTTGACATGATCGTCATGCTCTACTCAGGACAGGAAAGCAGAATCAAAATGACACCCGACTCGGTCTTTCAGCTGGTGGAAATTCTTGCAGCAGAGATCGGCCGAAACATTCCGATCGAAAATGTGGATCCAAACCTCGTGAAAAAATGCGAAGAGAATCTGAAAACATTTTACGAAAAATTCTATGGAAAAAAATCCACAGAAAAATCCGATGAAGAGTCTGCTGACGAAGATGATCCTGCAGGCTACGCATAATTTTTTTTAAATTTTTTTCACACCAATAATCACATACGCTGAAATTTTCTCTGCTGCATCCTCTCCGGCATTTATGAGAGAACGAAGTCAAAGAGTATCAATAATATAATTTATTAACAGAATGACGTAAAAATTTTCAAAAAAAAACATGACATGCTTTGCTCACGAAGAAAAAAAAAATACTTTGCCAATCCCCAAACAAATGGAAAAATCGAGAGACATATTGAGACATTGATATTATTGGAAAAAATAATCCAGTGACATAATCACGTGAAATTTCACAGTAATCCAAAGTGCCAAACTCAGGATGAGATATTTTTACACGCGCCTGAAGCCGAAATTGTTATCAGAGCATTATAATTACTTGTTTTGAGAAAACGCTTGATTTTCGGAATTTGGTGAGAGAGAAAAGTGCAATCCAATTTTGAAATATAGCATCGAGACCTGCGTAAAGACAATATGTATTGAAGCCGGATACTATAGTTATACATCTATTGGGTGATTATCGCGACCAGAAAAAACACTCTCTCAATTTTCATCATAGTGCTCTTACTCCTCGGCGTGTTAATCGCCGCAGCCGGATGCGTACAGGAAAAACCGACCTATGTCGTAGCCGTCAGTCCATCATTCTCCCCGTTTTCCATGCAGGTACAGGGAACCGGAGAGGCGTATGGAATTGACATCGACGTTCTCAACGCGATCGCCGAAGATCAGGGCATCAGGTTCGTGTATGAATTTTGGGATCATGCAGTCATTCAGTCAAAACTCGATAACGGAGAAATTGATCTGATAACTGCCTGGATCATAACACCGAAACGTCAGGAAAAATATCTGTTCTCTGATCCGTATATCGTTACCGGACAGACAATTGTCGTCAGAAAAGATTCCAACCTAACCATAGATGATGTTCTCTCGGGAAACGCCATAATCGCCTATGACAAAGGCAGCGTCTACGAAAACTTGCTCGAAGAACATTTCGGCACAGAAACATTCAACAAAATGGTTGCTGAGAAAAAGATCATCGCCAAATACACACAGGACGCTACCCTCTACGCTATCCTCACCAGAGAAGCGGATGCAGTTATTGGCACAGATTTTGTTCTTGGAGAAAAACTTCATCAATATTCACCTCTCACCTCCCTTGGATACATCACCGACAAAAATGATGTAGGATTTGTCGCTGACAAATCAAACGAGGAACTAATCGCAAAAATCAATGCCGGTCTTGCAAACATCGTCGCGTCTGAAAAATACGACAAAATTATGCAAAAGCATCACGTGGCACAGTTGAAGGACGAGTATCTGGTCGGCATCTCAGAAGAGAACTGGCCGTTCACCTACGTTGGTGAAGACGGAAACCTGACCGGATTTGATACTGAGTCGCTTGAGTGGATTGCAGAAAAGAATGGATTTACGGTGACCTATGTCAATATTCCATGGTCGAAAAATATCAACGCGGTTGCCACCGGTAAAGTTGACATGTGGTACTCAGGAATGGTCATCACCGATGAACGATCCGCCAAAGTCAGCTTCTCAACACCATACTATGCCGCAGGAGTGGGAGTCGGATGCGCAAAAAATCGTCCGATCACAAAAAATAACTTTGAGTCCGGCACGGTTGTCACCGGTTATGTCACAAAGACCATCATGGGATACTGGCTTGAAGATCAGTATGATCAGAAACGGTATGCGGAGATGGTGGAAACCGGAATGATCAAAGAGTACGCAACCACCAGTGATCTCCTTAACGCCTGTCTTTCAGGAGAGGTTGACTGCATCGTTGTACATGAACCACTCCTTAAATCGATGGCAAATCAAAATGATATTCAGATCGTATCTACCTATGATACGAAAAACATGTGCGGTGTTGCAATACAGAACGGCAACATCCCCCTGCAGGATCTCATAGACAGAGGTCTCGCTGACCTGGAAGCATCAGGAAAGCGTGCGGAACTGATGGAAAAATATCATCTCAGCTAAACCCAGGAGAGAGTCATTATGAGAATTGAACATGCCCACAAACTACTTCTGCTAGTACTGATCGGATGTGTAATTGCAGTACTATCTGCAGGCTGCATAACCACAGACAAAGAGATCACCTACACCGAACTGAGCAGTGAAACTGAAGAGGCACTTGCTGATTTCGCCGATGATATCAGAACCATGTATACCACCTGCGTTCTTGATATGTACTATCTTGGCGATCAGATCGGTAAAGCGGAAACAGAAAAAGATGTGCAGCGGATCATCAACGATTATTATGCAGAAAAGATCTGGATAAACAGAATTGTCTACTACGACGCTGCCGGAAACTCTGTTGAAACACCCATTTACTCTCCGGGAAAAATATCTGATACAATTCCCGTGCCAACCGAGGAGGACTTCATTTCATCCGGCGGAGCTGTTAATTTCGGCCCGGTCTACATTCCTGAACTCGGAATGATGGAACTGCTCTATGCGCCGGTCTTCAGTCCCACAGGCGAGTACAAGGGATGTCTGCTCATTGCAACAGAAGCCTATCTCCTCCTGCAGGAGGGACACCGTCTCGCAGATGGCGTCAAGTACGGAGATTATGCCATCCTCCTCGCCAACCGTGACGGAGTTATCACCTATGCAACACAGCAGGAGTACATTGGAACCAAACTGGAAAAAGGAGTTCCCAATAAGATCAGAAACAGCATAATTATTCTTCAGGATGATCTAACCGGCGCATATCAGTATGCAGGAAAAGACGACACCCAAGTTACCACTGCATGGGAAAAAGTGCTCGTTCACCAAAATGAGTACTCCATTTTCCTCACCAAAAATGATAATGACGCGCCGGTAAACTATGGGGATCAGTTTACCCCGCAACCGGATCAGATGCGTGACGATGTGACGGCGATATGGAGA from Methanorbis furvi includes these protein-coding regions:
- the ilvC gene encoding ketol-acid reductoisomerase: MLSITRMLKKYYDADVNWAVIAEKTVAVIGYGSQGRAQAQNLRDSGLAVIVGVRPGKSFETASLDGFTVMPVCDAVAAADVVAMLVPDESAAEIFRRDVLPWTHDGQAIVFAHGFTIHYGQITPPPNLDIIMVAPKGVGPQVRRLYVEGSGAASLIAVHQDVTGHAKQTALAFAKGIGSARSVIMESTFADETETDLFGEQAVICGGVMNLMKAAYETLVAAGYEPEMAYFECMHSLKLIADLLYEGGFTKMHDSVSKTAGYGGLTRGPRMAGPETRAAMKEILAEIRSGAFAREWLLENLVNHPQYTSLVRLEKECGLEKAGEEVRRIISGGK
- the mptA gene encoding GTP cyclohydrolase MptA, which encodes MSLPDVQSTAPDVRISLTRVGVKNVKKLVVVGRPGKARPAIFISDFDVFVDLPSSLKGANLSRNFEVIDEVLQQATSGDVRGIEDVCGIVSRKLLDHHEYADRTEVFMRSFYMINRDTPVSKTSCQEVVNVYAHAIAQRTDGEPIVRKSVGAEVTGITACPCAQNIMKDHAMRVMQDLQIADDKIDAFFQEVPMASHNQRGRGFLCVETDDDIVVPLESIVNVLKESMSAKIYELLKRGDESYVVMAAHKNARFVEDCVREMARQVVTTFVNLPGDTHITIRQTNEESIHQHDAYAERKATLAELREELNI
- the frhA gene encoding coenzyme F420 hydrogenase subunit alpha, producing the protein MSKVVEISPTTRHEGHSKLVLKVNDEGIIERGDWLSITPVRGVEKLAIGKTYEQVPKIASRVCGICPIAHTLAATEAMEASMGVEIPDDAYLLRIILQCANRLHSHALHDILALPDMYLPGTDSKINPFSPEEPVRSVAKRIQTLRMIGQTIGEIVGGEAVHPSNTRVGGMYKNITPRARTKIYDLAKQALPLAREQMEFMIAIFENYGKRDWAEMCGREVAIPKDLGFHNQGYMATDPCYGSSSLDEHPTWDPARWLEVRPWDWYMGEEDITLEDPAYPVGGTTKAGGKAWPQMQACTGVPLYDGQPVEVGPRARLATYRNYDRKGAIGLNIAREMEYMDSVYKMIEAADAINTSGSVVADVIPQGDGSIGWAANEAPRGADVHLAKVRNGKVEWFSMLVPTTWNFPTCSRALTGAPWELAEVIVRAYDPCVSCATHMIVLDEDNRLVAQKLLE
- the frhD gene encoding coenzyme F420-reducing hydrogenase, FrhD protein, whose product is MDGLFPEVIIAGVGNELFGDDGFGPAVIRALSEHELPDNVKAMDVGLGGPHLIFSMIDPEETKKLIIVDCMDFGGEPGNLTKIPADLLPKGREERYMDAHSGNLLDPIGRLKGKMEIIVLGCQPAYIPAPDSEEFALELSPEVQGAIPKTVSIILKEIGS
- the frhG gene encoding coenzyme F420 hydrogenase subunit gamma, yielding MGLFDKFKSLLFGKGDVSEGTQDEKPVASKQDEPVSAMHKSPVNEAKPADMKVEQKPIIQKPKEEKPVADKITVGHVHMSGCTGCLVSLADNYEGLLTILDKYADLVYCLTLADVRHIPKMDVALVEGSVCLNDECSMEEILETRENATIVVALGGCACYGNTTRFCRGGQQNQPQHEAFLPIGDLIKVDVYIPACAPTPQQIRNVCLMAYLLLKGNDEQKALATAYLTPLMNLAAAGTEACGCDLMTEVINQGLCCGCGSCAAACTVRAVTMQYGKPQIERDLCIKCGACYAQCPRSFFSFDVCGQYESITNLIGEVMKP
- the frhB gene encoding coenzyme F420 hydrogenase subunit beta — its product is MEYLGQYKAVYKAKAGCEDILAKSQDGGIVTAMFAYALETGIIDGAIVAGPGDEAYKPEPMIATTVDELLAARGTKYSISPNMALIKEATRSYGLDKIGIVGTPCQIQALRKAQLYPIGLRDVPDKIALALGIFCMENFPYQGLFQMVEDHCATKIDNVTKMDIGKGKFSVYTERGVNSQIPLKVTHKYEQPGCHVCLDYVANMADISTGSVGTPDGWSTVFVRSAAGEAAFNKAVEAGWIIAESMDGVKPGLELVTKLATEKITKNQSYIEHRNHAEHAALKPLRNPYI
- a CDS encoding transporter substrate-binding domain-containing protein, whose protein sequence is MLLLLGVLIAAAGCVQEKPTYVVAVSPSFSPFSMQVQGTGEAYGIDIDVLNAIAEDQGIRFVYEFWDHAVIQSKLDNGEIDLITAWIITPKRQEKYLFSDPYIVTGQTIVVRKDSNLTIDDVLSGNAIIAYDKGSVYENLLEEHFGTETFNKMVAEKKIIAKYTQDATLYAILTREADAVIGTDFVLGEKLHQYSPLTSLGYITDKNDVGFVADKSNEELIAKINAGLANIVASEKYDKIMQKHHVAQLKDEYLVGISEENWPFTYVGEDGNLTGFDTESLEWIAEKNGFTVTYVNIPWSKNINAVATGKVDMWYSGMVITDERSAKVSFSTPYYAAGVGVGCAKNRPITKNNFESGTVVTGYVTKTIMGYWLEDQYDQKRYAEMVETGMIKEYATTSDLLNACLSGEVDCIVVHEPLLKSMANQNDIQIVSTYDTKNMCGVAIQNGNIPLQDLIDRGLADLEASGKRAELMEKYHLS